One Carcharodon carcharias isolate sCarCar2 chromosome 22, sCarCar2.pri, whole genome shotgun sequence genomic window, CCATAACCTCTGTTCTTAATTCAAGTATGGTGAGTTTGAATGATCTGCAGTACAAATTTCTTGCCCTACTTTCGATTGCTGTCCATAATTTACATCTGCAGTTACAAGGACAGCGATATTCTCCTTCGTAACAATTGCTTCGAGCCAACCATTGTATCCCATCTGCCTCAATCCATCTCTGGGCTCTTGTGCTCAGAGCCAGTTGGCCAGGATGGAGggttctgtctctgtcttcaagGTAAGTGTTTGCCCTTGTGATGAGAGTGAAGCCATTTGAAGACCTCGTCCAGTCCTCTACCATCCCAAGCACTAACTTCCAACACGCTGATGTGCTGTTTGGCACAGGCAATGATGTCATCCATCCTGAACAGGCTTTTCATCTCCACAAGGGACATGTAGCAGGAGAGATCACTGAAATTAAAATAAACTTGATTATTCCTATCCATTTAAATATTAACAAGGTGTTGATCCTCACTCAGGAAGCTGTTGTGTTTGTCTTTAACCACACCGTATCTTTCAACCCAAACTGTTTGTTTTGAGCTTCTACCAAATATTTTACTTTTCAGCCTTTTCATCTGTGTGAGGGGTGCTTCACAAAATCAGAGTTcttacagctcagaaacaggccattcagcctagcTGAGCTACTCCTACTATCCATGAACCTCCTTCCCACCTCTCTACATGGAACCCGTGTAATGCCATCTACTGCACCAGCTGTAAGGTTGAGTAAAGCTCAGGTCAGAGGTAGATTAAAGTTCCCTTTACTCTGCCCAACAATATACCCCTCACTCCaaaccttggggtcacaatccTTATCGTGACATTTCCATATCCATCGTACTGTGATTCACTGggactaaccagagtggaagcaactGTGCCCAGAACTATCATGAGAAAGGATGGTTTAAAGGAATCAAACCTGTACTATTCCCTAATGGAGAGAAGGGATGGTCATAAAAGCCCGCTATTCTGGACTCAGACAGGGACTGTGAGTACTACATGTGAGCGCGCACAACCTGAAACAAACTGTGCGGGGTCCATACTTACACCTTGTTGAAGAGAATGAGGATGGAAGTTTGCTGCAGTTGCTCAGCAGTAAGCACAGAGAGGAGCTGAATGCAGGAGGAGGAAACCTGAGTGGGATTGGCAGCGTCGATCATGAACTAGGAGGAAACATTCACCTTTTTAGAGGCAGTGTAAAACTCTAGAATTCATGCATCAACTCCAGGGTGTGCTGGAGCTGTCTTATCTCATTTGGTGACAGGACTGGCCTGATCTCTGCTGTGCCTTGTGGGGAAATGCCCAAGCGCAGGAGAATTGTTTGGGGAATAGGAAATGTGGAGAATGAGCCAACTCAGGCTGCACTGTTGAAGCTGTTATacagtggtactagcattcagCCAGTTCCCAGCCTGCCCTCAGGCAGAGTATGATGAAAGAAACAAATAGCTGCCTCCTTAAAATAAAAGCAATGTTCTGGTTGTTAAAGAAATAGTGCTACGGTGTTGCTGTCACAGTCGAAACCTATCTTAAAACAAAATTAACAGAGTGCAAGAGATTTTTTTATTGTACTGTATCTGCTGGCACTGAAGTAGCTAAACGATGTAAAAGTAAGGCAACAACTTCAGACAAGAATAAACTATTGGTTCATCTTGTCTACACATCTCATCCTGTTGTGTTTTCTGGAAGTTACTTTCAGCTAGCTCATGGCATTCAAATCTGCCAATACTCACTATCACAGCCTCACAGTCTCTGTAATAACTTGGCCAGATAGGTGCCATGCAACCTCCTAGTTCTCGAACGGTGATCCTCTTTTTATTAACCATTATATCGGTTAAGTTAGTTCCCACCTGCAGGCAAAGCAGACTGATTAAAAAAACAATATCAAACACCCACTGGATATGCTGAGATTATGTTCCAAGACGCAGTTGAAAGTGTTAATAATTAACTTCACAGTAAcagttacatagaatttacaacaAACAGACCAGTCAGCCAAATTGGTCCAAgctggtgttcatgctccacatgagcctcctgccACCCTGGTTAAAGTAAAACTATTCACATCTCCTCCTCGTCCTGTTCTCATCTTTATCTAGTTTCAGTGCAGCAGTGCCACCCATCTGAGTTCATCCAGATGGTTACACATTCCACACTCTGGGTTAAATAAGTTTGAAAAGGTTAGAATTTGTTTACACTGACCTGGAACTTGTTGCCTATGCGGGTGGTGGAAGGGGAGATGATTAATGATCTCAAAAACAAAGTGGATGGTCATTTGAGTGAAATAAAGTAGCAAAGCTACAGGGGATGGAATGGGGGCATaggttcgatgggccaaatggcctccttcagtgctgtcaaTGACTATGGTTGGTTGAATGTTAAACTGGGTGAATAAGTTTTAATATTCTCCAGGCCATTTACATTCTCACTGATTCTTTCTAGATTCCTGTTGTAACTTGATCTTTCCTGAATTGATGAGCTCTTTAAGTTCCAGCCCAGCTCTTAGAGCACAGGTATGATGTCACCTAATCGCCTTGTCTTGAATTACCACAACTCTTTATTCTGCTGCAGTTCAACAATGCAAGTGGCTTTTCCAATGGCCCTTTTGCCTGCATTTCCCCATTtagaacaaggcagcatttgtaaTGTATAGATACTAATTGTACTGAGGTGGCCTCCTCTCTGCTCCTGACACAATGGAGATGATCCAGCAGTCTACATGAAAGATAATGGCACTCAGCAGAAGCGACCGTGGTGTTGCTGTAAAGCCACATTGAATAGGGACAGGAAGCTGAGGCTCTGTCTTCATGAGTAAGAATCTCGCAGCCTCAACCAACTATTATTTTACACAATGGACTAATATTTACTGATATGGTACCAGCCCTGGCTAGAAAGCAGTCCATGCCAGTTCATTAAAAAAAGATGAAGAAACTATGGCTGAAGCTGGCTTTCCTTTACAAAGATGAAAGATCTACAGGAAAAAGATCAACATTTAAATTGAGTTATTACCCTCTATATAAGTGACAGCTTGCCTCAGTTGGTAGTGCTCAGAATTGGGTGGTTGTGAGGTATTGGCTTCAGCACAAGCTAAGCTGACATGACTTTCAGAGGTGACGTCTGTCAGACAAGATGTTAAACGTAGGTCCTGTACACTAATCAAACACTCCAGGCTGCCTGCCCCAACAATGGACCTAACCGAAACTTGaaaacagctctgaagaagggtcat contains:
- the arl16 gene encoding ADP-ribosylation factor-like protein 16, giving the protein MLTRDRVGASLMCPARVLKPLPGAMCLLLGVTGVGKTLLLKRLYKMSLKESTDELGEPPTTLPTVGTNLTDIMVNKKRITVRELGGCMAPIWPSYYRDCEAVIFMIDAANPTQVSSSCIQLLSVLTAEQLQQTSILILFNKVDLSCYMSLVEMKSLFRMDDIIACAKQHISVLEVSAWDGRGLDEVFKWLHSHHKGKHLP